The following is a genomic window from Mya arenaria isolate MELC-2E11 chromosome 4, ASM2691426v1.
ATGTCTTTCAGGGAGCGTCTCAAGGAGACTCCGCGTTTACAAGTTCGGGGTCCATGTTTAAATTCGGAGGCATTATATCCGCGAATTCAGGACAATCGGTAATCATTGAAGACCATGGAGGCATTGTTGGAGATCAGGTACAGCCTCTGGCTCAAGACGTCGGGGTTGGGCCATCAGTTATGACAGGAGAATTCGGACCACATAGCTCAGGATCTGTAGTTCATTCAAATAAGATTGATTCCAGTATTAGTAGAGATCTAGGCGTAGGATCGGCAGTTTTCTCTTCAAGAATGAATGTTGAATCTCCAGGTCTGAATGTAGTTGGTCAAAACACTGAGCAGTATCAACAAACAAACGCTGGAGCTTCTGCTGAATATAATAAGGCTTCAATGGGGACAGGGTCGGTTAAGGTATCGAGCTTTAGTGAGGCAAATCAGCCTATGGCAGGTGCCTCTGGACCGAAAGTTGACAAGGCATATGAAGGGGCCTCTAAAACTGTAGACAATATCTACACATCTAGCATAATTCATGATTCTACGGCAAATGCAGTTAACTCAAGACCGATTGCAAATGTCTTTCAGGGAGCATCTAAAGAAGACTCCGCGTTCACAAGTTCGGGGTCCATGTATAGATTCGGAGGTATTATGTCCGAGAAATCAGGTCGATCGGTCGTAATGGAAAACCATGGAGGCACTGTTAGAGATCAGGTACAGTCTCTGGCTCAAGACGTCGGGGTTGGGCCATCAGTTATAACAAGAGAATTTGGAACACACAGCTCAGGATCTGTAGTTCATTCAAATAAGATTGATTCTAGTATTAGTAGAGATGTAGGCGTAGGATCGGCAGTTTTCTCTTCAAGAATGAATGCTGAATCTCCAGGTCTGAATGTAGTTGGTCAAAACACTGAGCAGTATCAACAAACAAACGCTGGAGCTTCTGCTGAATATAATAAGGCTTCAATGGGGACAGGGTCGGTTAAGGTGCCGAGCTTTAGAGAAACAAGTAAGCCTATGGCAGATGCCTCTGGACCGATGGTTGATAAGATATATGAAGGGGGCTCTAAAACCGTAGGCAATGTACACACGACTGGCATCATCTATGATTCTACGGCAAATGCAGTTGGCTCAAGACCGGCTGCAGATGTATATCAGGGAACGTCTCAAGGTGGCTTCGGATTTGCAAATTCGGGGTCCATGTTTAGACTCGAAGGTATTACAGGGAATTCAGGTCGATCGGTTATTAAGGAATCCCATGGAGGCACTGTTAGAGATCAGGTACAACCTCTGGTTAAAGACGTCGGGGTTGGGCCATCAGTTATGACAAGAGAATTTGGAACACACAGCTCAGGATCTGTAGTTCATTCAAATAAGATTGATTCCAGTATTAGTAGAGATCTAGGCGTAGGATCGGCAGTATTCTCTTCAAGAATGAATGTTGAATCTCCAGGTCTGAATGTAGTTGGTCAAAACACTGAGCAGTATCAACAAACAAACGCTGGAGCTTCTGCTGAATATAATAAGGCTTCAATGGGGATAGGGTCTGTCAAGGTGCCAAGCTTTAGTGAGACAAGTCAGCCTATGACAAATGTCTCTAGACCGAAAGTAGATAATGTATTTGGAAGCGCCTCTCAAGTTGTAGACAATGTCTACACATCTGGCATCATTTATGATTCTACGGCAAATGCAAATGCCCCAAGACCGGCTACAGATGTGTATCAGGCATCGTCTCAAGGAGACTCCGGATTCGGAACTCAAGGTTCAGTATATGAAGTTCACTCAAATAAGAttgattcaaaaataaatagagATGTAGGCGTAGTATTGGCCTTGAATCACGGTTCTGATGCCAAAAAGGGTTCAGCCTCCTTCGACGCGGTTGGTGTTCCTGGTGTAATTGAAACGTCAACGTCCGCcgcaaatgaaaacaacatggtGTCTGGACAGCAAGGATCAGTAAAGGTAGACAGCAATGTAAATATGCTTGTACTTGATGTTCAGAAAGCTTTGGGAACACAAATGAGTACAGTGTCTGAAGACAGGAATGGGGCAGTAGCAGCAGAGGTAAACCTTGTCACAAAGCCTCATTCGCTCGCGGGATCAGTAGTTGACTTGTCAGATTCTGCCAGAGCAAGAATGACAATTGAACGAAGTCGAGAGACGCTGGGTAATATTGGAGGTAGATCAAGGTCGGCAGCAGAAAGTTTGACGACATTAGATCTTCGTGGCACACAAAGACGGCCTGATGGGCCACCGAACATATACAACCCTCTGAGAAGAATTGATATGTCAAACAGAGGGTCTATAACAGCTGTACCCACCAGCGCCAGTCCCAGTAACGAAGTAAATATCAAGCAGGAACTTCGATCTTTTAACATGAGAACTATTCCGAACAACAACGTTTTAGGAGCTGGTATACAAATAACATCGTCGGGAAGCATGGTCGCAGGGTTCGGTCCAAGGCGAGAAGACATGACCCGCAGTCAAGATAGAACTGGCCATGGTAGCTTAACGTAAGTGTTCATATAATCATATGCATGTATACCATTAGTAATTGCCTCTAGTGTGTATCGGGCTCACTGTATCATCAATGTATTGATTATTCTGTTATTTACGTTTCAGTGGAGGTATGGATTTTATACCGGAAGGAATCATACCAGGTAGAGACAGGATAAGGATAGTGAGGAACCAAAGGACAGGAGAGGAGGAGCGTGTTTCGAGCGTGCGACCTGCTGGTGGGAGGCCGGATGTCCGGGATCCAAGGTTGTCTGTTATACGTCAGGACTTTGGCGCAACTAGGTCGGGTGATAGTGGGCTATTCGGACCAGACTTAAGAGACACACGGATGTCAGCTCGAAGACAATTCGACTTCCGGACGTCAGGACCAACACGAGGTATAGCTCCAGAGACAGGTGGAGCAGGCTTCAGACCAGGCATTGACGGCACTAGGCCAACCGGTAGGAGAATAGAAGGTAATATAGCTGGAGGTGATAGGTTTACAGGAGAGGCAACAGGAGAATCATCAAGTACATCATCAATGCAAAGCACAGACAGGGTTGGTGTAGAAGGCGGGATTCGTAGGTTTGGGATGGACTCATTCAGATCAGGTGATGAATTTAGGTCTGGCACAGATTTTAGACGAATGGATGGCAGTTCTTCAGGTAGATCGGAATCAACACGAATTCTAAGACCGATGACAGGCTCGGATAGAACACCAGATATACGGCCGAGTACCGGAAGCGACACTAGAAGGAGGATCGATGGTAGACGAGAAGCAATGCCCGGTGGTACAATGTTTGACGGTCGGCGAGGAGATATGGGTGGTGGACGGGTTGACTTCATGGGCTCTGCTATAAGTGGAAGAGGTCCAGTTTCTGGTCCTATAGCTGGTTTAGGATTTCGACCACCAGGACTAGGGATGCCGCCACCCGGCTTCCATATGggcggcggcggcggtggtggtggtggtggtggtggtggtccaGGCTTTATGATGCCCGGGGGGAGCCACGGTGGGCATATGGGAGGACCACCGTTTCCGGGACCGGGAATGCCAGGTGATGGGTCTCCTTTTGGTCTTGGCATGCCCATGTTTCCATGAGGACTGAGATGAAATGTAGCATTTCAAAATTGCCTTAActtcattttatgtttgaaatataattaaatatgaaccagattttatgtttatgaagtTGTATTTAGACTTTCCTAACCATTTGCATATGGACTTTAAATTGGACAGTATTCTGATGTAGTTAGTTGAAGGATAGTTCttctgaaatgttatttttgaaaagtatttgtcTCAATATTATGAAAGTGTTGTCAAAATGCTCATACACCATTCGAACACAAAGGGCTAATCGCCATTCTCTAAATTGCTTGAGTTTTTGTGTAGCTGCATGTGTGTTAAATAACTTTTTGAATGGTGGACCATAAGTGACTTCtgctattgaaataaattgtccAAAGAGACTATATGTGTCGATGTAAGCCAAACGAATCAAGAAATGTCTAAATGTTAAAGGCAAATGGGGTTGTTCCTTAACCGATCATGTTTTGAAGATTACTGGGTTGTTCCTTAACCGAACATGTTTTGAAGATTACTGGGTTGTTCCTTAACCGAACATGTTTTGAAGATTACTGGGTTGTTCCTTAACCGAACATGTTTTGAAGATTGCTGGGTTGTTCCTTAACCGAACATGTTTTGAAGATTGCTGGGTTGTTCCTTAACCGAACATGTTTTGAAGATTACTGGGTTGTTCCTTAACCGAACATGTTTTGAAGATTACTGGGTTGTTCCTTTGGGTTGTTCCTTAACCGAACATGTTTTGAAGATTACTGGGTTGTTCCTTAACCGAACATGTTTTGAAGATTGCTGGGTTGTTCCTTAACCGAACATGTTTTGAAGATTGCTGGGTTGTTCCTTAACCGAACATGTTTTGAAGATTGCTGGGTTGTTCCTTAACCGAACATGTTTTGAAGATTGCTGGGTTGTTCCTTAACCGAACATGTTTTGAAGATTGCTGGGTTGTTCCTTAACCGAACATGTTTTGAAGATTGCTGGGTTGTTCCTTAACCGAACATGTTTTGAAGATTGCTGGGTTGTTCCTTAACCGAACATGTTTTGAAGATTGCTGGGTTGTTCCTTAACCGAACATATGTTTTGAAGATTGCTGGGTTGTTCCTTAACCGAACATGTTTTGAAGATTGCTGGGTTGTTCCTTAACCGAACATGTTTTGAAGATTGCTGGGTTGTTCCTTGACCGAACATGTTTTGAAGATTGCTGGGTTGTTCCTTGACCGAACATGTTTTGAAGATTGCTGGGTTGTTCCTTGACCGAACATGTTTTGAAGATTGCTGGGTTGTTCCTTAACCGAACATGTTTTGAAGATTGCTGGGTTGTTCCTTAACCGAACATGTTTTGAAGATTGCTGGGTTGTTCCTTGCTGGGTTGTTCCTTAACCGAACATGTGTTGAAGATTGCTGACAGTATATCCATCATTTAGCATCGCCGATATGTGCGTAATTTAACGTTTATACCTGttgattataaacataatattagcGTACTTTGAATTTGTAATACTTTTATTATGGgctattattatgaaaatataaaacttgtTCACTTCACGTAAAGGCAAAACAGAACATTTGTCGGCAGTAATCAACACCGTTGCTGTGTCTACCAGCCAGTATTCAGCACTGTCTATAAGTCTACCTGCCAGCATTCCGCACTGTACCTGTGTCTACCTGCCAGCACTCTACACTGTACCTGTGTCTACCAGCCAGTATTCTACACtttcttatttcaaacaatGGCTATACTTTGTACTTAggataatattgagttatgtaacctaactGTGTGATACCGTTGAATGAACGGTATTGGAGATCAATGTTAACGAGTTGCCCTTAAACTTAAACCCACATTTCTAAGACGatcaagggtcataatttgtatttaggacgATATGTAGTTATGCTGCATAATTGTGAGATGTCCgtaaacaattgtgtgaagaattaaagcaactgtgcaccagatgatcaatttgcaagaaaaaaagaaaattgtcgaaaacagtcataaacttggtattaatgtgtacaatgcattgaaacttactgactgaagtaccacatagtttacaatttatttaagtttagctgttatttcgtatttttccattaaaaaagattactgggtatgtctacctaatagaattcattcattatgcgtgattggctggtcgatgttatcacgtgatattactgagttgtatagcttaattatgtcacccaatgaaaaagtaagcctttgtagctcagtggatacgacgccgGTCTGCatttttggcgacacgggttcgaacccggtctccgacacatatttcattttacatttggtacattttttacaattatgatatcaaagcgtaacacattctattaaataattgtccagagattcgttacagaaaaaaactttttgtgGTGCCAATCTTGAGTACAGTCCTTTTAAAATAGATTGCACTACAGAGTTCAGTACAAAACACTCTCTATTACATACAAAGCCTTGCATGGCCAATCACCGGAATATATAAAAAGCATGTTAGAGGTATATAGACCCCTACGCGACCTAAGATCAAGCAATAACTCTATAACACTACGAGTACCAAGAAGTCGGACTGCTATGTATGGTGACAGAAGCTATGTGACTGCTGCCTCAAAGCTGTGGAATTCTCTTCCAAGAGGAATAAGGGACTGTGACACGTATTCTTCTTTTAAAAGAGCCCTGAAGACACACTTCTTCATTGAAATTTATGGGAACTAATTGTCATTATACACAGTTATCCTTAACCTGTCATTTTTTacgtttgtttattttcattttttttatttttttaagaacagTTTATGATGTGTGTACACTTAATTATACTCGGCCCGTGTCTTTTAAGAACTGTTTTAGTATCGCTTCTTATCTTTTATACTTTTGAATACCTTCtaatgatttttaaagattggTTGTATGTAgccttagtgtttatttttatcatgtgtATCTGCCTTCtttctatatatgtttttgtatatatacttatatttgtttgttaagcacttttgaacgtatgtttttatgataaaagtgCTATATAAAtggggtataataataataataataataataataataataatggtattgaagatataagtaaaaaaaaaatcgtaacaTGCCCTAAATCTTAAAAACATGTAAGTGAATGAAGGGCTTATGTTTGCATTTAGTGTCATACAGAGATGTCTAACATACAGAGTTGTCTAACATACAGAGTTGTCTAACATACATGTTGAAGCTGTGTGGTGGCCcggaacaactgtgtaaagtattaagtacAGTGAATGAACGGTATTGGAGATCTGAGATAAAAGGTTACCCGAAAACTTTAACAAAACCATGTCGACCTAGGtccattttttgtatttaggataatatggagttatgttaccaAATTGCAAGATAGCTTTGAACAATTGTATGAGGTAAAAAACCAACTAAAAAGAGTATGGGAGTTAGAAATGAAAATCTTGAACTTAAATAAGGAGCACGTACAATGTGCCTGAAtacttattcttcgaatagtcgagcaaAAAATCTTATATGATTACAATAGCACGAAACCATAGGTGCGTGACAATAGTTACAGTAGCTGTCAATATCATTCGTGGCAAATTAAACCAATTCGGACGTGCCTACTTATTGTTATATgccttatttcatttaattaacacGTTAATGATTAAAGGCATGCTTTTACCgtctcagaccattggctacttttCATCTTTGtaggaacagaacagaacagaacagaacagaacagggTTTTATAGATTTTGAAGCTTAATGGTTTGTAATTACAAAAAAGCTCAACATGCTGGGTCTTCTGGTTTTGTTCTGCATTTTCAGCGCAATGTTTGAACTCCTACACCGGATATggtcatttaaacaaatacacagtggtagcgtttaaacaattttattttttccttgtACAAAGCGTTACTTTCAAactgtgtttaatgtttagtacacaaaTGGAGCTTTCCTTCCATATGTGTGCTGGGGTCGTGAAGAACAAGAAATCGGTGTATCTAGGTGCAGGTCTTGGGTAATcgactataatatatatagagaAATTTGATTTAGTTATATCTTACCTAAATTTaaccatattatatttattatatccaTCGTAGTTCATTAACACAATACAGGTAGCTATttccatttcatttatttcatgaacatCAAGTCAGTATCAATATCATGttactacatgtatttcatatCTTTACAAAAGAAAATAGTCATCACTGTTTTTGCTAATCACTACAAAATATATTAGTGCAATCCAGTGAAATATTGACATGTCATGCTGTAAGACACACATAATATACTTCCTTTAATAGATGAACAGAACTGTCATTTTGTTTCTTGAAAAATTCTaagaatgttttttataaaatatgaatatggcAGTATAAACAACagtatattttaattgtataaatattttcgaatgctaataataacaattaaatttctcaaacacaacaataaattaatatttactaTTATCACAGTCCGTAAATACataattcataattaaaataaagctTTTCTTATAACGTTACTGCATAATTGTACGTCCACCAGCAGTAAACACCATATTAAACACTTGCAAAATCCCTTCTTAGATCAGCAGTTAAgacattatataattaaaactatgaAACAGTTGCGTGAATTTCAAACAACATTATTGTTATGAACATTGTAAAATTACTGTTAAGAAAAAACAACTCTGTCCATTTGTTCCGGACACTTATATCACTTGTAAGTCCTATTTCTCTATATCAGAAAGAGGTAGTTTCCCACTCAAAATACAGAATTGGGTAATGTTAACTATATGGGTACTATAAAGTTCAACACATTCTGCATTATTTTCTTCAACAAATCTATCATATGAGTAAAAGCATACTGTCTTTTATGCAAGTAATTCAAtatagtatatttaaaaaatgacacaaaTGCAATGGTTGACTAACGCAAGATAAGACAGAACCTTAGTGACTGCAATAAGTCATACTGTTTTTCTAAAATTCAGACCagctaaaatgcatttattaagggattaaaatgcagaaaacaaaattaaatgaaacatttcactATGCATATCACATCCACACGGCATAACAGCATCAATATTGCAGACAAGTTCTCTGTGGTCAACACCGGACCTTCCCCACACCTACTCTCAAACCCCCATGAAAGACCCTTAAGGATGACCAATGTCCAGACAGGGTGATGACCTATGACTCTGTGGTCACTGAGCTGCGACGGGAAGCGACACTGGCTGGGGCAAGGGGCTTCAGTCTGAGTCCAGCAAGCCCCTGTTGGCGCAGATTCTTTGCCTTTGGGCTCTTGGACATCTGGGCTCCTAACTGCATTCCAATATTCTGGAGACTAGGGCGTGTCTTAGAAATGCTTTGCTTTGGCTGGAAGATAATGctgcattttataataaaattaaaataagctttttattactttgtgttttattgttaataaaatttctttgttatggatgaaaaataatttattatctaCTTTTTAAGTCGAACTTGGTACAACTCACTGAATTCTAACAATATCTCAATTATGAAAGATCAATTAAACActataatataacattaaaaaagaatacATGAAGAAGATATACATCTAACAGTAAAAACtagaataaacaaacaaattgttaaaagatCTACAatgtatcattattatattgtaaCATTACTTTTCTGAAATTTCAACAATAAGTCACAAGAAATGAACAAGTTTTAGCGACTTCATATTTCCATGCTATAAGGCTTAAAATGCAATGTACATTGAAAACGAGTCAATAACAATTTGGTACCTCTTATTTAATCATGATATTATtgtaagacataaaacacacaattGTTAAGCTAGTTATCAGTTCCAAATAACTGCAAGTCTGTTACAGGGGAGAAAAATGTTCACCTGTGCATTGGACAAGGTTTGGGCATGGTACTGTTTCATCCTCATCTCAAACTCCCGGATGTATGCAGGGAATAGTGACTTCTCATCATACGCGGTATTCAAggctaaaataatttcaatggtGGTCTAAGTTCATTGCAAAGAGATTTGTGAAAACTTGTTactttattactttaaaaaaacttaaatgctGGAAAAAGAATGATGattttaaagtcaaaagccCTAACACATGCGCATGTTCAACTATTATGAACAACAAGGAAACATTGGACCAATCgttttaaagttaaacatgtgattaattttaaaagtgaataatttgataatgtgattgtatatttaaataaaacaggtaCAGCTGAAATACAAACTTTACTACAGAACTAAAGAAGATAAATGCCATTCGGAACTCCATCACGGAAAACCTGATGTACAGTTATATGAAATTTGATTACCATTCTTTTTTTCAGACAGTTACAATAAACAAATGACTTATTCGAGCACATATTACGCCTCAGTGTTTTGGTAAgattcttttttgttttcatgtccACATAGATATATTCTGTGGAAACCATTCGCACCATTGGTCTCAGTATCTATGAATAATTAAACAAGTGAATAAGTACATACTGTCAGATAGGGCGGGCAGTTTCGGGAGTCTTCTATCACTGGTAGGGCGTTGCAGGAAGTACTTGTCAGGGTCAGGCTTTGCTGGCTGTGTGATTTCGCTCAGCGACTGTGTCTCCAGGGCCTACAGGATAATGTTGATAATAGCAGTTAATAGGAATACAAGTTAAATACAACTTAGAAAATTAAAAAGACTTTGTAGACATAGggaatttttttctttcatttctgtTCTTCACATCACAGTGAGGTAAAAGTACATGAAAGTTACAACTGTTTGCATCTAATATTCAATTATCtattacatgtgtatatatttatatcagctGTTCGTTACAGCACCATAATAATATACGCTTATTGAacaaagtgatttttaaaacatctaaGGCATACAGAATATGGTCCTGCTGGAGCCTGCCCGGTTGTCTCCCAGTGAAGGTATGCAAGGTCAGGAATTGTCCCAGGCTGTCGACGCTGCCGCTTCTCCTCACGAGCTTTGTAAGCCTTACCTGCAGTAACCAGGATGTTCATTTAGATTCTTTAGTAAGTAAATTGTACAGTTAGCAgttgacatattattttaatcacacacccaaaacaatatgtaaacacagaatttaaaagttcaattttcatttttcaacatcttcaatgctttaaataataataatattattatttctttcacaATCAATAGCTGGAATACCTTAACGAAAGAATATAAATTTTGTCACAAGGACAGGACATAATGacaaaattataattgaatttaaatatt
Proteins encoded in this region:
- the LOC128232821 gene encoding uncharacterized protein LOC128232821, whose protein sequence is MWSMSMFCLATLSLVLLMCVSHVSGSGALYDPPNRAVMWKYGFPVKKNYNYMQLNCGGERQDRDGPPNCGVCGDPTDGPREHEKGGQYGTNMISRYYPAGVKELKVKVELLSFEKGFFEFRLCPVNNGTVTQACLDKHLLPIKEGYLAGTPMRYFPDKAGDFRLTVATPPDMTCERCVIQWRYHTANSWGVEEGTGRQGMGVGKQEDFYNCADIRIGGSIPDSVRANPFFAPPDPIITESAVDITTDRRHQLATSMETVAVGPAIVDHVPPKQRAVPFDKSSATRTSSDAWVDSALTMNGGNGGKGSVSVGIRGDESFGLDNTLISDPNMRTENTHNVRIIDEIKGVPLGQKSKDPIAAINSGLSQDRSGMMSTQTQKKIGQSATMVTAGANINPQAISDLAAHMMRGNQASDSSASGVMSNSGRMETVLPPESFNVLETAAINNGQRQRIFILKKPSQKGKIFTSEIVVQDAQSVGMTSQPIMSSVGSSVAHTSGISGVAYTENVNMGRSTAAMDSSGSFNKIVFDQTNADTSQAYPPGFTEPGFTEQGLTKPGGAGPAFTVPGVRDPGYTKSGSMFRLDGIKSNNLGQSDVTSHGVTVGGHVSPPVKNVGVVSSGMTGEFGTHGSRSVTHLNSIDSRKNGDVVRPAVFSSGMNVVSTGPDIVGQNTEQYQQIGSRAFAKYNTAAMGTESAKTSSLRETGQSMVDASGPKVDKITEGGSKIVDNIHATGIIHDSTANADASRPIADVFQGASQGDSAFTSSGSMFKFGGIISANSGQSVIIEDHGGIVGDQVQPLAQDVGVGPSVMTGEFGPHSSGSVVHSNKIDSSISRDLGVGSAVFSSRMNVESPGLNVVGQNTEQYQQTNAGASAEYNKASMGTGSVKVSSFSEANQPMAGASGPKVDKAYEGASKTVDNIYTSSIIHDSTANAVNSRPIANVFQGASKEDSAFTSSGSMYRFGGIMSEKSGRSVVMENHGGTVRDQVQSLAQDVGVGPSVITREFGTHSSGSVVHSNKIDSSISRDVGVGSAVFSSRMNAESPGLNVVGQNTEQYQQTNAGASAEYNKASMGTGSVKVPSFRETSKPMADASGPMVDKIYEGGSKTVGNVHTTGIIYDSTANAVGSRPAADVYQGTSQGGFGFANSGSMFRLEGITGNSGRSVIKESHGGTVRDQVQPLVKDVGVGPSVMTREFGTHSSGSVVHSNKIDSSISRDLGVGSAVFSSRMNVESPGLNVVGQNTEQYQQTNAGASAEYNKASMGIGSVKVPSFSETSQPMTNVSRPKVDNVFGSASQVVDNVYTSGIIYDSTANANAPRPATDVYQASSQGDSGFGTQGSVYEVHSNKIDSKINRDVGVVLALNHGSDAKKGSASFDAVGVPGVIETSTSAANENNMVSGQQGSVKVDSNVNMLVLDVQKALGTQMSTVSEDRNGAVAAEVNLVTKPHSLAGSVVDLSDSARARMTIERSRETLGNIGGRSRSAAESLTTLDLRGTQRRPDGPPNIYNPLRRIDMSNRGSITAVPTSASPSNEVNIKQELRSFNMRTIPNNNVLGAGIQITSSGSMVAGFGPRREDMTRSQDRTGHGSLTGGMDFIPEGIIPGRDRIRIVRNQRTGEEERVSSVRPAGGRPDVRDPRLSVIRQDFGATRSGDSGLFGPDLRDTRMSARRQFDFRTSGPTRGIAPETGGAGFRPGIDGTRPTGRRIEGNIAGGDRFTGEATGESSSTSSMQSTDRVGVEGGIRRFGMDSFRSGDEFRSGTDFRRMDGSSSGRSESTRILRPMTGSDRTPDIRPSTGSDTRRRIDGRREAMPGGTMFDGRRGDMGGGRVDFMGSAISGRGPVSGPIAGLGFRPPGLGMPPPGFHMGGGGGGGGGGGGGPGFMMPGGSHGGHMGGPPFPGPGMPGDGSPFGLGMPMFP